The window GCCCCGGCGTCGTGATGGTGAAGGTGGGAAGACTCCGCGGGGTTGCTAGATCACACCGATGGGGAGCTTCTTCTCGGCCTGGAAATCATCCTCCACCCGTCCCTTTGCCCAATACCCGGACAAGGAGACCTGTGAGCGCTCCAGCCCGCGCCGGGTGAACAGAACCTCCCGCAGCTTCTTCATGTAGCCGCGCTCCCCGTGCGCAAAAACCTGTACCCGGCCCTCCAGCCAGACTGCCTCGCGCACAGCGTTGACCAGGAGTTCGCTGGCGCCGGCGGGCACACCGCCGCGCAGGAGCCAGTGCAGGCCCACGCCGGCCGGCGCGGCGATAGCCTGCATGTCGGCCTGGCTGTCCACTTCGAGGAAGGCGAGGCCCCGGGCGGCCGATGGCAATGATTCGATCGCGGCGCTGATCGCCGGCAGGGCGGATTCATCGCCCGCAAACAAGTGCCAGTCCGCGGCCGGGTCCGGGTTGTAGCCGCCGCCGGGGCCCGTAAAAATGAGGTCATCGCCGGGCTGCGCGGTTGCGGCCCAGGGGCCGGCAAGGCCGTCATCGCCATGGATCACGAAGTCGATGGCAAGTTCGCCGGCTGCCTCGTTGACCCAGCGGACCGTGTATGTGCGGGTATACGGCCACTGGTCGCGCGGCATGGTCTCCCGGATCTGCCAAAGGTCCAGTGGTTCCGGATAGCTGATTCCCGGCTGGGGGAAGACGATCTTGACGTAGCGGTCCACGAAGCCGTTATTCATGTAGCCGGCAAAGCCCGGGCCGCCGGCAATGATCCGGACCATGTGGGGTGAGAGCTGGTCGCGGCGCAGTACGGTGAGGTTGGTCTGCGGGCGCACCTTCCGGGTGGCCGAGGTGGCAGCGGGGACTGAAGTCATGGCCTAAGCCTAGCCAACGCGGCAGCGCGTGGCCCTACGACGAAGGGGGCCCGGGCAGCGGCGGCAGCTGCCAATCCACGGTGCCGCCGCCTTGTTCCTGGAGCAGTTTGTTGGCTTCGCTGAACGGCCGGGAACCGAAAAACCCCCGCGAGGCTGAGAGCGGGCTCGGATGGGCGCTCGCGATCACCGGCGCGGTTCCCAGCAGCGGCCGGACACTCTCCGCGTCCTTTCCCCACAAAATGGCCACCAGGGGTGCGGCGGAACCGTCGGTGGTGACCCGGTTTGCGACGGCGCTGATCGCCGTCGCGGTGATGACCTCCCAGCCTTTGTTCCGGTGCGAACCGGCGTTGCCCGCCCGGACGCTGAGGACCCTGTTAAGCAGCAGCACACCCTGGTCCGTCCAGGCACTGAGGTCCCCATGCCTGCGTGCCGGCAGTCCCAGGTCGGCGTCGAGCTCCTTGAAGATATTGGTGAGGCTGCGCGGGATGGGCCGGGTGGCGCCGTCCACGGCGAAGGACAGGCCGACGGCGTGGCCGGGGGTGGGATACGGGTCCTGGCCGACAATGAGTACCCGGATGCCCGCCAACGGCTGGCGGAAAGCCCGCAGCACCTTCGACGCTGCAGGGAGGACCTCGTGACCCCCGGTGGTTTCCCGGGCCAGAAACGCCAGCACGTCGCGCAACTGGCCCTCGACCGGAGCCAGCGCGGCGGCCCAGTCGGCGGCAACAAGTTCCTCCAGCGGCTGGCGTGCCAGGCTGGCGAAGCCGGCCGCCGCGCCCGGCGCGGGCTCCAGCTCAAAAAGGGCGGCGGGGTCAGCGGGATCGGTGATAGGCACAGGCCCATTCTCGCAGGACGCGCAAATGACAACCCTGTTATTCGCCCGTAACATGGAAAAAGACTTTTCAGCCGAGCCAGCCAGGGAGTGTGTCATGGCCGAACAAGCGCAAGAGCACCTGTCGACGGCGGGATCGCCTGCCGAAAGCGCCAGCGCCGAGTCGCCGCTGAGCAGCCGGGACCAGCAGATGCTGGCTCTGGAACGGCAATGGTGGAAGTACGCCGGCGCCAAGGAGCAAGCCATCCGGGAGCTCTTCGACCTCTCGGCGACGCACTATTATCAAATCCTCAATGCCCTCATCGACACCGAGGATGCCCTGGCCCACGATCCCATGTTGGTTAAGAGATTGCGTAGACTACGTACGTCACGCCAGCGGGCCCGCACCGCCCGCCGCCTCGGCTCGGACGCCTAACAGCGCCGCTACATCTTGCGGGTTCGTGCAGCGATGCCGGCGTGGTAACCCCGTCAGAAATCAGCAAGGACCTCGTGTGACCATGACCAAATACGCTCGCGATGAATTCGATCGGGTCCCGGAGACTTCCGCACGCCAGGGTGTGCACCGGACAGCTGCCGAAATCCGCCGCCGACGCCGTCTGGGTCCGGTCCTGACTGCCGGCGCCGCGGCCCTCGCCGTTGGTGTGCTGGCCTTCCTGTTCCTCCCGCATCCCGGTCTGTCCTCCACCGGACAGACTCCGGCAGCTCCCGGCAGCAGTTCGGTGGCGTCGCCTGCACCGGCGGCGGCCGGCGGGCCTTCGGCCAGCCAGGCGGCCAGCGGAACGCCGTCCGCGCCCGCTCCGACCTCCTCCGCTCCGACCTCCTCAGCTCCGACCTCTTCAGCTCCGACCTCCTCAGCTCCGACCTCCTCAGCTCCGCCGGATGATGCCCCCGTGGACAAGACCCAGCCGGTGGCCGTGTTCAATGGCTCCGTTACGGCCGGGCTGGCAACGCGGGTGGGCGCTACGGTATCCGCCGACGGCTGGACCCTCGGAGCGTTGGGAAACTGGGGCGGCGCCCCTCAACAGGCCTCGGTGATCTTCTACAGCGGCGCTGCGCAAAAGGGCAACGCCGAAGCGCTCGGCCAGCTCCTGGGCATCCCGAGCGTCGTGGACTCGGCGGAGTTCGAGGTGCCGCTCGTCGTGGTCCTCGCGCCTGGTTTCCGGTAAGTCATTTCGGTTACGCCTGAATAACTATTACCGGCCGGACCGGCCCGCCATCCCGCGCCGCGCACGGTGGCTGCGGGTACAGTGTTCGCGGACTTCTTTTTGCATTCCGCGGCCCACATTGCGGTGGGGCGCCCGCACAGCCGACTGAAAGTGGAAAAGCCATGGCATTGGGAACCGTCAAATGGTTTAACGCCGAGAAGGGCTACGGTTTCATCACCGTGGACAGCTCCGGAGCCGACGTCTTCGTGCATTGGTCCGCCATCGCGGGGGACGGCTACCGCGCCCTGGACGAGGGCCAGCGCGTGGAACTCGAGATCGGCGAGGGCGAAAAGGGCCCGCAGGCCGAAAGTGTCCGGCCCGCCCCGTGACCCATGCCGCCGCCGCGCACCACTTACAGGACCCTGACGGAACAGGGCCGGCCGGGCCGGCCACCCAAAGCGCCACCCGCCGCCGCCGGACTGCTGCCCTGCCCCTGGTCCGGGCTGCCGCCATGGCGGCAGCGGCCGCACTGACCACCACCGCGTGCCTCGGCCCGTCCGGCGGAACACGCCTGGAACAGGCCGATGCGAGCGGTGACGGCACCCTGCGGATCGGGATGATCCTGGACAACACCGGACCCCAGGGCTTCCTCAACGCTCCGCAGCTGGCCGCTGCGAAGCTGGCTATCAGGGACATCAACGCTGCCGGGGGGCACAAAGGCAAACCGGTGGAGCTGCTTCCGCCCACGATCGGTGATGACACATCGGCGCAGGCGACGGCGCTGGTTGCAGCCAACGCCGATGTGGTCATTGGCCCCACAGACTCGAGCCGTGCGCCTGCCGCCATCGATGTCCTGGCCCATGCCAAGATCGCCGTAATTTCGCCCGCCAACTCGGCCAGCGGTCTCAGCAGCTATTCGAGCGAAGGCTATTATTTCCGCACTTCCGCGGCGGACATCGCGCAGGCCCCCGTCCTGGTCAAGCTCGCCAAGGACGGCGGCGCGGCAAGCATCGCCGTGGTCCACGAGGAGGGCAGTTACGGCAAGGATGTGTCCACCGCCGTGGCAGCCGCGGCCAAGGACTCGGGTCTCAAAGTCGTGGCCTCTGCCAGCTTCGCTCCGGGCCAGGCCCGGCAGGCGGCGGACGCTGTGAAAGCTGCGGTCCCCGACGCCGTCGTGCTGGTCTCCCGCGCAGGCGCCCAGGGCGCCATCGCCGAACTGAACAATGCCGGCGTCGCCGGGAAGAAGCTCCTCCTCAGCGACGGGGCCGTCAACGCCTACGGGTCGGGGCTCGGTTCCAGCGCCCTCGACGGCGCGCGGGGAATCCTTCCGGGGACGTTTGCTTCCGCACATTTCCAGGCTGAACTGGTCTCCGTGGATCCGCAATTGACGGATATGACGTTCGCCGCCGAGACGTACGACGCCGTGAATCTCGCCGCCATCGCCGCCGCCGCGGCACAGGACGATGCCGGGTCCTCCATTGCTGCGGGCCTGACCGCGGTCTCGGGCGGCAAAGCCCCGGCGTCCGGCGGTGCCGCGCCGGCCGGGGAGGCTGCCGTGTGCAAGAGCTACCAGGAATGCCTGGCTGTTCTCGGGACCGGTAAGCGCGCTGACTATGACGGTGAATCCGGGCGGATCAGTTTCGATGCCCATGGTGACGTCAGCTCGGCCAATTACGTCGTGTACAGCTACGGGGCGGACAACTTGCCGACCAGAAGCGGTAGCGAAACAGCCGGCAGCAGCGGGAGTTAATCGCCCGTAGCGTATTGCGTCGGCATCCAGTGGCGCCAGCCCGCCGATAGCGGACTTCCAGCACCCCCACTGCTTGCACTCTCCCCGGGGGAGTGCTAATTATGGAGTTAGCACTCCTGCGTATTGACTGCTAAAACAACGCCCGGTTCGTCCGGCCGCGAAGTTGAGGCAGCCGTTCCTGGAGCGAAAGAAACACCTGGCTGGGGTGAGATCCCTGATCCAGCGGCATACAGAGGCCGCCGGGCAAGGATCGTCCGTCGCGGGCACCAAAGCCCAGGTTCATTCTTAACGACTGTCCCGAAAGGACTATTGCCGTTATGGCCAAGATCATTGCATTTGATGAAGAGGCACGCCGCGGTCTTGAGCGCGGCCTGAACATCCTCGCCGACGCCGTCAAGGTCACCCTCGGCCCGCGTGGACGCAACGTCGTCCTCGAAAAGAAGTGGGGCGCCCCCACGATCACCAACGATGGTGTTTCCATCGCCAAGGAGATCGAGCTGGACGATCCTTACGAGAAGATCGGCGCCGAGCTGGTCAAGGAAGTTGCCAAGAAGACGGATGACGTCGCCGGCGACGGAACCACCACCGCCACCGTGCTGGCTCAGGCACTGGTCAAGGAAGGCCTGCGCAACGTCGCGGCCGGCGCTGATCCCCTGTCCCTCAAGCGCGGCATCGAGAAGGCTGTCGACGCTGTCACCCGCGAGCTCCTGGCCTCCGCCAAGGAAATCGAAACCAAAGAAGAGATCGCCGCCACCGCGTCCATCTCTGCCGGTGACAACGAGATTGGCGCCCTGATTGCCGAAGCCCTGGATAAGGTCGGCAAGGAAGGCGTCATCACCGTCGAGGAGTCCAACACCTTCGGCCTCGAGCTGGAACTCACCGAAGGCATGCGCTTCGACAAGGGTTACATCTCCGCTTACTTCGTCACCGACGCAGAGCGCCAGGAAACGGTCCTTGAGGACCCGTACATCCTGATCGTCAACTCCAAGATCTCCAACGTCAAGGAACTGGTTGCTGTCCTCGAAAAGGTCATGCAGTCCTCCAAGCCGCTGCTGATCATTGCCGAAGACATCGAGGGCGAGGCCCTGGCCACCCTGATCGTCAACAAGATCCGTGGCACCTTCAAGTCCGTCGCCGTCAAGGCTCCGGGCTTCGGCGACCGCCGCAAGGCCCAGCTCGCCGACATTGCCATCCTCACCGGTGGCCAGGTCATCTCCGAGGAAGTCGGCCTCAAGCTTGAGACCGCCGGACTCGAACTCCTGGGCCGCGCCCGCAAGGTCGTTGTGACCAAGGACGAGACCACCATCGTTGAGGGTGCCGGCGACGCCGACCAGATCGCCGGCCGCGTTTCGCAGATCCGTGCCGAAATCGAGAATTCCGATTCGGATTACGACCGCGAGAAGC is drawn from Micrococcaceae bacterium Sec5.8 and contains these coding sequences:
- a CDS encoding siderophore-interacting protein, coding for MTSVPAATSATRKVRPQTNLTVLRRDQLSPHMVRIIAGGPGFAGYMNNGFVDRYVKIVFPQPGISYPEPLDLWQIRETMPRDQWPYTRTYTVRWVNEAAGELAIDFVIHGDDGLAGPWAATAQPGDDLIFTGPGGGYNPDPAADWHLFAGDESALPAISAAIESLPSAARGLAFLEVDSQADMQAIAAPAGVGLHWLLRGGVPAGASELLVNAVREAVWLEGRVQVFAHGERGYMKKLREVLFTRRGLERSQVSLSGYWAKGRVEDDFQAEKKLPIGVI
- a CDS encoding uracil-DNA glycosylase; this encodes MPITDPADPAALFELEPAPGAAAGFASLARQPLEELVAADWAAALAPVEGQLRDVLAFLARETTGGHEVLPAASKVLRAFRQPLAGIRVLIVGQDPYPTPGHAVGLSFAVDGATRPIPRSLTNIFKELDADLGLPARRHGDLSAWTDQGVLLLNRVLSVRAGNAGSHRNKGWEVITATAISAVANRVTTDGSAAPLVAILWGKDAESVRPLLGTAPVIASAHPSPLSASRGFFGSRPFSEANKLLQEQGGGTVDWQLPPLPGPPSS
- a CDS encoding DUF3263 domain-containing protein; this translates as MAEQAQEHLSTAGSPAESASAESPLSSRDQQMLALERQWWKYAGAKEQAIRELFDLSATHYYQILNALIDTEDALAHDPMLVKRLRRLRTSRQRARTARRLGSDA
- a CDS encoding LytR C-terminal domain-containing protein — protein: MTKYARDEFDRVPETSARQGVHRTAAEIRRRRRLGPVLTAGAAALAVGVLAFLFLPHPGLSSTGQTPAAPGSSSVASPAPAAAGGPSASQAASGTPSAPAPTSSAPTSSAPTSSAPTSSAPTSSAPPDDAPVDKTQPVAVFNGSVTAGLATRVGATVSADGWTLGALGNWGGAPQQASVIFYSGAAQKGNAEALGQLLGIPSVVDSAEFEVPLVVVLAPGFR
- a CDS encoding cold-shock protein codes for the protein MALGTVKWFNAEKGYGFITVDSSGADVFVHWSAIAGDGYRALDEGQRVELEIGEGEKGPQAESVRPAP
- a CDS encoding ABC transporter substrate-binding protein, with the protein product MAAAAALTTTACLGPSGGTRLEQADASGDGTLRIGMILDNTGPQGFLNAPQLAAAKLAIRDINAAGGHKGKPVELLPPTIGDDTSAQATALVAANADVVIGPTDSSRAPAAIDVLAHAKIAVISPANSASGLSSYSSEGYYFRTSAADIAQAPVLVKLAKDGGAASIAVVHEEGSYGKDVSTAVAAAAKDSGLKVVASASFAPGQARQAADAVKAAVPDAVVLVSRAGAQGAIAELNNAGVAGKKLLLSDGAVNAYGSGLGSSALDGARGILPGTFASAHFQAELVSVDPQLTDMTFAAETYDAVNLAAIAAAAAQDDAGSSIAAGLTAVSGGKAPASGGAAPAGEAAVCKSYQECLAVLGTGKRADYDGESGRISFDAHGDVSSANYVVYSYGADNLPTRSGSETAGSSGS
- the groL gene encoding chaperonin GroEL (60 kDa chaperone family; promotes refolding of misfolded polypeptides especially under stressful conditions; forms two stacked rings of heptamers to form a barrel-shaped 14mer; ends can be capped by GroES; misfolded proteins enter the barrel where they are refolded when GroES binds) — translated: MAKIIAFDEEARRGLERGLNILADAVKVTLGPRGRNVVLEKKWGAPTITNDGVSIAKEIELDDPYEKIGAELVKEVAKKTDDVAGDGTTTATVLAQALVKEGLRNVAAGADPLSLKRGIEKAVDAVTRELLASAKEIETKEEIAATASISAGDNEIGALIAEALDKVGKEGVITVEESNTFGLELELTEGMRFDKGYISAYFVTDAERQETVLEDPYILIVNSKISNVKELVAVLEKVMQSSKPLLIIAEDIEGEALATLIVNKIRGTFKSVAVKAPGFGDRRKAQLADIAILTGGQVISEEVGLKLETAGLELLGRARKVVVTKDETTIVEGAGDADQIAGRVSQIRAEIENSDSDYDREKLQERLAKLAGGVAVIKAGAATEVELKERKHRIEDAVRNAKAAVEEGIVAGGGVALIQAGAKAFANLQLEGDEATGANIVRVAIDAPLKQIAFNAGLEPGVVVDKVRGLPAGHGLNAATGEYVDLLAAGINDPVKVTRSALQNAASIAGLFLTTEAVVADKPEKNAPAMGGGDDMGGMGGMGGF